In Apostichopus japonicus isolate 1M-3 chromosome 3, ASM3797524v1, whole genome shotgun sequence, a single genomic region encodes these proteins:
- the LOC139958509 gene encoding probable serine/threonine-protein kinase DDB_G0281745, whose amino-acid sequence MGLSNVPYIPPRDLEEVEDEWGMPIFLGGGGNGAVQLMRIKPTQVLCAVKTQYKHLNEETAGQNFASEVRVLKALQGLQCIPTFFGVTLPQDDGPFPAIVQEFVRNGQSYTATSLYDATEKCLITKDNYLQVAMDICLALRDMHDRYWLHCDIKSDNIMLQTSSVAHDTENLWDDVDSVASWEPTQDIYPTESNPNFKIKLIDFGLTLNMSDQEQYLKFTDERQAEVLKNSIHVAPEVITGQRPFSKASDVFSIGRVLKDLSVVGDDFLMRLGDQCMKPNPDERPKLDDVIDIINGRIQSVKIP is encoded by the exons GTGGTAATGGGGCTGTACAACTGATGAGAATCAAACCAACTCAAGTACTTTGTGCAGTCAAGACTCAGTACAAACATCTGAATGAAGAAACTGCCGGTCAG AACTTTGCAAGCGAGGTGAGAGTTTTGAAAGCATTACAAGGCTTACAGTGCATTCCAACATTTTTCGGCGTCACTTTGCCACAAGACGATGGACCTTTTCCCGCCATAGTGCAAGAGTTCGTCAGAAACGGTCAATCGTACACTGCAACGTCACTCTATGATGCCACAGAAAAGTGTCTTATCACAAAAGATAATTATTTACAGGTGGCGATGGATATCTGTTTGGCTCTGAGGGACATGCACGACAGATATTGGTTGCATTGTGACATCAAATCGGACAACATTATGTTGCAGACATCGAGTGTCGCACACGACACTGAGAACCTCTGGGATGACGTCGACAGCGTTGCATCATGGGAACCAACTCAGGACATATATCCTACTGAGTCAAATCCAAActtcaaaattaaattgattgattttggATTGACATTAAACATGAGTGATcaagaacaatatttaaaattcaCCGACGAAAGACAAGCCGAGGTGTTGAAGAACTCCATTCATGTTGCACCGGAAGTAATCACAGGTCAAAGGCCATTCAGCAAAGCTTCTGATGTATTTTCCATCGGCCGCGTCCTGAAAGACCTGAGTGTCGTCGGAGACGACTTTCTGATGCGTCTTGGAGATCAATGTATGAAACCTAATCCAGATGAAAGACCAAAACTGGATGACGTCATAGATATTATAAATGGCAGGATACAGAGTGTGAAGATACCTTAA